The genomic interval CGGTGATCTGCGAGCCGAACGACGAGATCGCGGAGGCGGTCCAGAAGCGTACGTACCCAGGGACATCCACCAGGCGCGGCATGATCGGATCGTATCAAGTGACCGTTCTGCCACGGCAGTTGTGCCCCCGGTCACGGCAGCACCGACGACGCCACCGCCCTCCCCGCCAGCAACGCGGCGACCGGATCGGCCGCCTCGTCCAGTTCGATGAGCACCGTGTCGGCGCCGGGTGTACGGGACATCACGTCGGCCCAGCCCTTCCAGTCGACGATGCCCGAGCCCAACTCGGCCATGTAGGGCTGCTGTTGGGCGAAGACCGTCTCGTCGATCGTGAGCTCCACGTCGATGGGCCTGACCGCGTCCTTCCAGTGCGCCAGGGCGACACGCCGCGCGTGACGACGTGCCACGGCCACCGGATCACCACCGCCGAGCGCGATGTGGCAGGAGTCGGGGCACAGCCAGACGTAGCGCGGATCGGTGAAGGCCATGAACAGGTCGATGTCGCGCTCGTACCAGAGCGTGCTGTTGGACTCCGTATGGAAGGCGAGCCGCACGCCCTGCCGGGAGACGGCCTCGCCCACCGCGTGGGCGATGTCGGCCATGCGGGTCATGAACGGGGCGTCGACGAAGAGGGGCGGCCGGGTTCCGAACGTCGTGCGCATGGGGAGTCCTGCGACGAGGAGTTCGGCCCCCACATCGACGAGGAAGGCCGCGCGTCGTTCGGCGTCGGAGACGATCGCGGGCAGGTTGTCGGCGTCCCGCCAGTCGGGGCTGTCGTCCCCGGCGACGAACGCGCTCACGACGGCCAGCCCCCGGGACACCAGCTCGCGGCGGAAGCCCTGCGCGCTGCCGAAGGCCCGCAGCGCCGACTCGATGTCGCCCGGCGCGAAGGTGAGTTCGATGCCCGTGACGCCTGCCTCGTCCAGCGCGTCCATCACCCGTTCCCAGAAACGCTCGGGATGAGCCAGCGCCCACGCGCGTACGGCGTCCGCGGAGGGGAGATCCCAGAAGTCCGGGTGGTAGAAGGTGACGACATCGGTCGCGAAACGCGGGGTCACTCGGCACCTCCGCGCGCGTTGTAGACGACGACACCGTCCGCCTCGTCGACGGCCTCGCGGTAGTTCCGGAACACCGTCAGCGCCTCCTCCCGGAGAACGTCTCCTACGACCTCGATGCCCCGCGCCTCGAACTGCTCGGCCCAGTCCGCGCCGAGCGGGCCCTCGTCGAACGTGGTGATCTCCTCCAGCTCCAGGCCCTCGCCCGCGACCACCAGACCGCGCACCCCGGACCACAAGGTGGCGCCGTAACACTGGACGCAGGGGCGCCAGTTGACGACCAGCTCGTGGGTCGGGAGGCCGGTGGCGCCCAAGTCCCAGCCTCCGGTGGCCATTTGGGCCAGGCCGAGGGCCATGACCTCCGCGTGGGCGCTGGAGACTCCGGAGGCGAGCACGATGTTCACGCCGACCGAGACGATCCGGCCGGAGTCGCGCTCGGCGACGAGAGCCGCGAACGGACCGCCGTTCCCCTCCCGCCAGTTGCGGTCCGCGAGCCGGTGCACGAGGCGCATCCGGTCCTCGCGGCCGGGGACGACGGCGGGCACGTCGGTCAGCTCGTCGTCGATCCACGCGGGCAGCGCCACGCGGTATTCCTTCACGATGTCGATCACGTTCGGGCTTCCTTCACGTTCGGGCTTCCTCTCAGCGCGCGGCGAGCGGCGCGGTGCGGGTGGTCACCGCACGGGCGGTCCGTACGGCGGTCACCGCGCCGGTGAGCGTCACGTTGGCGGCCATCGGAGTGGGGATCACGCCGGTGCCGGCGACGTACAGGTTGTCGAAGCCCCACACCCGGCCGTCCGGGTCGCACACGCTGGTGCCGTCGTCGGCGGTGCCCGAGCGGACGGTACCGGTCAGGTGCAGGGACGAGCCGGGCGGGAGCAGGGCGAGTTCGGTCGCGGGGTCGAAGGGGCCGAACTCCTCCGCCAGCGACCGGACTTCGGCGAGCCCCCGGTCGATCAGCGCACGGTCCGTGTCCGTGTACGCGAACTCGACACCGATACGCGGCAGTCCAGCCAGGTCGGTCTCCAACTCGGAGAAGACGAGCCGGTGTTCGGGGCGCGACTCGACAGGGACGAGCAGCGACAGACCCACGGCGTGGGCGAGCGGGCGGCCGTCCTCGTCGACGTACGTCCGGTTCATGATCTGGCCGTGGAACGGCTGTGCCGACCCGTTCTGCGGCACCCACAGTGAGTCCGTGCTGAACTCGCCGGTGCGCGCGAGCGGCAGATCGTCCAGGGCGATCCCGAACCGGTCCAGGTCCAGGAGCACTTGGGCGGTGATGAACGCGTGCTCGTTGAGGTAACGGCCCAGCGCGCCGGGGCGGATGCCCGAGGCGAACAGCAGTTGGGGGGTGCGCAGCGCGTCGGCGCACACGATCACGGTGTCCGCGTGGAGCGCGGACTCGGTGCCGTCGGCGACGCGGCGCAGTCGGGCTCCGGTGGTCCGGCCGTCCGAGATGAGCAACCGGGTCGCAAGGGTCCCCGTCAGCAGCGTGAACGCCGGGTCGTCGTCCGCCGCGATCGCCGGGAAGATCGTCCCCGGCGCCGTGCGCGGCATGGGGCCCGAGTCCGTCGGCGTGACGGCCATGGGCATCGGCTGCGGGCGCCGGTCGGCGGGTGAGGTGTCGTCGTAGCGGCGGCGCAGGACGTCGAGGACGGTCCGGCCGACCTCGGTCGGGCCGATGGGGGAGGGGGAGACGGCGAGCAGGCGGCGCGCGGTGTCCAGGTCGGCCTCCCAGCGGGCCGGGTCGCCGAAGTCGAAGACCTCGGGTCCGGCCGGCCACGGAGTCGCGGCGGTCCAGTGGACGCCCATGCCGCCGGCGTTCCACGCCAGCGCGGTCGCCGGCATCGCCTCGGCGTCCTCGCCGAAGGCCAGCGCGTGGAACATGCCGGGCGTCAGTCCGGCGAGGCTGTCCGCGACCTCGCGCACCACCTCGGCGCCGGTGTACATGCCCTGGATGCCGGATGCGACCCGCTCGTTGTACCGCGACCAGACGTCCGGGTCGGCGACGTCGTGCAGATGCAGCCCGGGCGCCTCGCCGATCGCGCTGCCGCCGTCGACCATCGTGATGCCCAGCCCCGGATCGCTCTCCCGCAGCAGCCGGGCCACCACGGAACCCATGATGCCGCTGCCCACGATGAGGACGTCGGTGTGCGGGGTGTCGGTCACAGGGAGACTCCAAGATCGGTTGCTGTGGGGGGAGTTAGGGACTGAGGACGAGCGGGCCGAACAACTCGGTGTCCATGCGGTCGAGTGCCAGCTTTACGGCCCCGATCAGCGCGGCGTCGCGGCCCAGGCCGGTGGCGCGCAGTTCGATCGCGGGGGTACGGGCGGCGCGCATCGCCTCGCGCACCCGGGGGAGCAGCACATCGGCCGCGTCCTCCAGACCACCGCCCAGCACGATGAGCGAGGGCGCGACCGTCCACGACAGGGTGGTGAGGATGGAGGTGATGTTCTCGACGAACTCGTCGACCTCGGCGAGCGCTTCGGCGTCCCCGGCCCGGGCGGCCTCGAACCTGGCCCGCGCCACTGTGCGTTGGGCCGCCTCCGGTGAACTCAGCAACGCCACCGGGCGGTCCTGGACCGTGCCGGTCGGGATCGACCGCGCCTCGACGATCTCACCCGCCGCGCCGTCCAGGCCCCGGTGTACGGCCCCGCGGATCAGGATGCCGAGACCGGTCCGGTTGCCGAGGATCGCCCACACGACATTGTCGTGATCACCGGCCACACCGCGCCAACGCTCCGCCAGCGCACCGAGGTTGGAGTCGTTGTCCGCGAACCAGGGCATCCGGACGCGCTGTTCGAGCTCCTTGGGCAGATGCACACCTTCCCAGCGCGTGGTGTGCACCAGGCGTCGTACGACACCCTCGTCGTCGATGGCGCCACCGGCCGCCACCGCGCCCGCGCGCAGCCGCTCCGGTGATCCGCCCGCGTCGTCGAGCGCCTCCCGTACCAGGGCCGCCGCGTCGTCGAGCGTGACCCGCGGGTCCTGGTAGGCGCGCAGCGGGCGGTGCGCCCGGCCGACGATACGGCCGCGTACGTCGGCGATCACGGCCGAGGCGTCAGCGGTGTTGATGTAGACGGCGGCCAACAGGGCGTGTTCCGCGCGCAGTTCGTACCGCCGGGCCGGTCGCCCGGCAGAGCCGCTGATCGGTATCCGCTCCAACTCGGCCACCCAGCCCGCCTCGACGAGGGAGTCCAGGATCAGCTCGATGGTACGGCGGGACAGTCCGGCCCGCTCGGCGAGCGCGGTCAGTGTCGTGGGCCCCGCGGACACCGCGAGCGCGCGCAGGACGACCGAGGTGTTGACGCGCCGCACGGCGCTCTGGTTCATCCCCGACATCAACACCCCTCCGCCTCCTCGGACCTGCCCCGTGGGACGGGCGTGAACCCACAGGTCTCGGTCACATGCGTCACCGCATCCCAGATCCGGCGATGCCCTGCACGAAGTACCGCTGGAGGAACAGGAAGAGCACGAGGACCGGCAGCATCACGACGATCGCGCCGGCGAGGACCAGTCCGTAGTCGGTGACGTGCTGGGCCGCCTGGCTGGTGGCGGCGAGGCCGACCGGGAGGGTGTAACTCGCCGTGCTCTGGGCGACGATGAGCGGCCAGATGAAGTTGTTCCACGAGTTCAGGAACGACATGATCGTGATCGTCGCGACCGCGGGACCGGCCAGCGGCAGGAAGACCCGGAAGAAGATCCGGAACTCGCCCGCGCCGTCGATGCGCGCCGCCTCCAGCAACTCGTCGGGCACCGACTGCGCGTACTGCCGCATGATGAACACCGAGAGCGGCAGCGCAACACCGGGCAGCGCGATGCCGGTGAGCGTGTCGGCGAGGCCCATGTCGACGGTGATCACGAACTGGGTGACGAACACCGTCGTGAACGGCACCATCATCGCCGCCATCACCGCCCCGAACGCGAGCCGCTTGCCCGCGAACTCCAGCTTGGCCAGGGCGTATCCGGCCGCCGAGGCCGCCACGATGTTGCCGATCACCACCATGAGGGCGACCAGGACACTGTTGGTGAGGAAGCGCCCGAAGCCCTCGGTCCGGAACAGCCGCCCGAAGTTGTCGAGCGTGACGTGCCGCGGCAGCCACGCGCCCGGGTCGGAGCGGAACTCGTCGAGTCCGCGCAGCGAACCGCTGACCACCCAGAAGAAGGGCAGCAGCGTGAGCAGCGCGCACAGCACCAACGCGCCGTACAGGAGGGGTCGGCCAACGGACGGTGTGCGTAGGGCGATTGGGGCCTCGGCGGCTGTGGCGATCAGGTCGGCGTCGGCGTCGTTCAACGACGCGGCTACGGCGGTCATGTGCGGGGCCTCAGCAGTCGGAACTGGACAACACTCACCAGCAGCACGAGCAGCAGCATCACGAAGGACGCGGCCGAGGACATGCCCAGTTGACCGGATCCGAACTGGTGGTAGGTGTACAGCGACACGGACTCGGTGGAGCCCAACGGTCCGCCGTCCGTGAGGAGATAGGGCTCGTCGAAGACCTGGAGGTAGAAGACGGTCAGCAGCACCGACACCATGAGGGTGGTCGGCAGCAGCAGCGGCAGGGTGATGTGCCTCAACT from Streptomyces sp. NBC_01288 carries:
- a CDS encoding sugar phosphate isomerase/epimerase family protein — encoded protein: MTPRFATDVVTFYHPDFWDLPSADAVRAWALAHPERFWERVMDALDEAGVTGIELTFAPGDIESALRAFGSAQGFRRELVSRGLAVVSAFVAGDDSPDWRDADNLPAIVSDAERRAAFLVDVGAELLVAGLPMRTTFGTRPPLFVDAPFMTRMADIAHAVGEAVSRQGVRLAFHTESNSTLWYERDIDLFMAFTDPRYVWLCPDSCHIALGGGDPVAVARRHARRVALAHWKDAVRPIDVELTIDETVFAQQQPYMAELGSGIVDWKGWADVMSRTPGADTVLIELDEAADPVAALLAGRAVASSVLP
- a CDS encoding nucleoside deaminase — encoded protein: MIDIVKEYRVALPAWIDDELTDVPAVVPGREDRMRLVHRLADRNWREGNGGPFAALVAERDSGRIVSVGVNIVLASGVSSAHAEVMALGLAQMATGGWDLGATGLPTHELVVNWRPCVQCYGATLWSGVRGLVVAGEGLELEEITTFDEGPLGADWAEQFEARGIEVVGDVLREEALTVFRNYREAVDEADGVVVYNARGGAE
- a CDS encoding GMC oxidoreductase, coding for MTDTPHTDVLIVGSGIMGSVVARLLRESDPGLGITMVDGGSAIGEAPGLHLHDVADPDVWSRYNERVASGIQGMYTGAEVVREVADSLAGLTPGMFHALAFGEDAEAMPATALAWNAGGMGVHWTAATPWPAGPEVFDFGDPARWEADLDTARRLLAVSPSPIGPTEVGRTVLDVLRRRYDDTSPADRRPQPMPMAVTPTDSGPMPRTAPGTIFPAIAADDDPAFTLLTGTLATRLLISDGRTTGARLRRVADGTESALHADTVIVCADALRTPQLLFASGIRPGALGRYLNEHAFITAQVLLDLDRFGIALDDLPLARTGEFSTDSLWVPQNGSAQPFHGQIMNRTYVDEDGRPLAHAVGLSLLVPVESRPEHRLVFSELETDLAGLPRIGVEFAYTDTDRALIDRGLAEVRSLAEEFGPFDPATELALLPPGSSLHLTGTVRSGTADDGTSVCDPDGRVWGFDNLYVAGTGVIPTPMAANVTLTGAVTAVRTARAVTTRTAPLAAR
- a CDS encoding ROK family transcriptional regulator, whose product is MNQSAVRRVNTSVVLRALAVSAGPTTLTALAERAGLSRRTIELILDSLVEAGWVAELERIPISGSAGRPARRYELRAEHALLAAVYINTADASAVIADVRGRIVGRAHRPLRAYQDPRVTLDDAAALVREALDDAGGSPERLRAGAVAAGGAIDDEGVVRRLVHTTRWEGVHLPKELEQRVRMPWFADNDSNLGALAERWRGVAGDHDNVVWAILGNRTGLGILIRGAVHRGLDGAAGEIVEARSIPTGTVQDRPVALLSSPEAAQRTVARARFEAARAGDAEALAEVDEFVENITSILTTLSWTVAPSLIVLGGGLEDAADVLLPRVREAMRAARTPAIELRATGLGRDAALIGAVKLALDRMDTELFGPLVLSP
- a CDS encoding carbohydrate ABC transporter permease, with product MTAVAASLNDADADLIATAAEAPIALRTPSVGRPLLYGALVLCALLTLLPFFWVVSGSLRGLDEFRSDPGAWLPRHVTLDNFGRLFRTEGFGRFLTNSVLVALMVVIGNIVAASAAGYALAKLEFAGKRLAFGAVMAAMMVPFTTVFVTQFVITVDMGLADTLTGIALPGVALPLSVFIMRQYAQSVPDELLEAARIDGAGEFRIFFRVFLPLAGPAVATITIMSFLNSWNNFIWPLIVAQSTASYTLPVGLAATSQAAQHVTDYGLVLAGAIVVMLPVLVLFLFLQRYFVQGIAGSGMR